CGCGCTCGCCGTGCCCGCCTACGCGCTCTACGAAGGCGCGATCATCTCGGTCGGCGTGATGGAGCGCCGCCGCAAGCGCGACGAGGCGAAGCGGGACGCGGCGGGGTAGGGGGCGCTCCCGACCGGCCGCGAGCGTGACGACGTGCTCGCCGCCGTCAAGGTCGGCCTCTCAGGCCGGAGCACGGGGTGATCGAGCGGCGGCCGTCCTTGACCGCGGCTGCGCGCGTCGTCCCGATGGCCCCAGGTCGGGACGAAGACACGGTCGTGCCGGTCGAACATAGACACGGGGGTTCTGCTCTCGGGTGTCGGCAATATAGGACGCTCGACAGGACGCTTTAGCTCTGGCTTGCTTGTCGAAGGACCTCGACCTGAAGGACGAGGAGACGAGATGATGCAGAGCTACCCCATCCGTTTGACGCCCGACGACAACGGCACGCTTCTGGCCACCGCCCCGGACATCCCCGAGGTCGCGACGTTCGGCGACGACGCGGCCTATGCGGCCGCCCACGCGGCGGATGCGATCGTCACAGCCCTGCGCGGGCGCATCGCCCGGCGCGAGCCGGTGCCGCCGCCTTCGCCCGTCGGCGACGGCCCGTCCGCCGTCCTCGCGACCTCGGACGCGCTGAAGATCGCCCTCTACGAGGCGATGCGCGCCGACGGCATCGGCAAGGCAGAGCTGGCGCGCCGCCTGCAATGCCACCTGCCGCAGATCGACCGGCTGCTCGACCTCAATCACGAGTCGAAGCTCGAGGCGCTCGAGACCGCGCTGCGCGCCGTCGGCCGCGCGATCGACGTGTCGGTGATCCTCGCCGCGTGACACGAGGCAGGGGAGGGTGGCGCCCTCGCCCTCCTCGATGCCCCAAGTGCAGGAACCCCCGTGTCTTTGTTCGACCGGCACGACCGTGTCTTCGTCCAGACCTGAGGCCATCGGGACGACGCGAGGAGCCGCGCTCAAGGGCGGGCACCGCTCGATCGCCCCGTGCCTCGACCTGAGAGGCCGCCCTTGACGGTGGCGAGCACGTCGTCACGCTCGCGGCCGGTCGGGAGCGTCCGGGTCCCGTAGCGAGACGTCACCGACCGTCGTGCTCCGCCGCCCGCCCGATGCCGCGCACGTTCGCGTCCAACACTGCTTTCACGAGACCCTCGATCGCGGCCGGGTCGACGCCATCATGGACATCCAAGCACACCAGAAGCCCGATCGTGCTGCGACCCTCTCCAGCATCGTCGACCGTCGCCGTCGCGAGGTAGTTGCTGAACCCCTGCGCTGTCGCATTGTCGATGTAGTAGTAGACGCGACGGAGCTTTTCGTCCGCGAAGATGAGTTGCTCGTCGACCATGCCGCCGCCGGGGACATGCAGGCGACGGCCGAATGGGAGCTGCGCCGGGTCGCCGATCGGCTCGCACCGCAGCACCGGAAACGGCGCGTCCTCGGGCCACCATCGCGCGAGCCCCGCCCAGTCTCGCAAAACGCGCCATGCTGCCTCGCAGGCCGCGGGAACAACACCGTTATGCTGAACGACAAGCCTTTGCATCACATCCCCAAGCTCGTTTGAAGCCAAGCGAGAACGATGGCCCTCGCAAAACCCTACGCGACCGCCGGGCTTCGTTGGAGCTGCAACCGCTTCAGCTGACCTCGATCACCACCTTGCCCACGTGCCGGCCGGCGGCGAGATGCGCGAACGCGGCCTTTGCGTCGTCGAAGCCGAAGACGCGGTCGATCACCGGCCTGATCCCGGCCGTCGCCACCGCGCGGACGCAGTCGACGAGCGCCTGGCGATCGCCGACGGTGACCGAGCGGATCGTCGCCACGCTGAACAGATCGAAAAAGTTCACGCTCGGGTCCTCCTGGCCGAGAAAGCCGATCAGCACGACCTCGCCGTCGGGCGCCGCCGCGCGGAGCGACTGCGCGATCGTCGCCGGGCCGCCGACCTCGACGACGCGGTCGACGCCGCGCCCACCGGTCAGCGCCTTGGCGCGGGCGCCCCACTCCTGCGTCTCGCGGTAGTCGATGACCTCGTCGGCGCCGAGCTTGCGCAACAGATCGCCCTTCGCCGCGCTCGAGGTCGTCGCGATCAAGCGGGCGCCGAGCGCGTGCGCGAGCTGAACCGCGAAGATCGAGACGCCGCCGGTGCCTTGCGTCAGCACCGTGTCGCCGGCGCGGATCGGCCGCGGGCCGGCGAGCGCGGTCCAGGCGGTCGCGGCGGCGCAGGGGAGGGTGGCGCCCTCGGCGAAGCTCAGGCCGTCGGGCAGCGGGATCACCGCCTCCTGCGACACCACCTTGCGCTCGACGAGCCAGCCGTCCTTCCAGCCGCCGTAGCTCTGGTCGTGGATGTCGGCCGGCCGCGCGCCGCCGAGCCAGCGCGGATGGAACAGGCCGATGACCCGGTCGCCCGGCTTGAAGTCGGTGACGCCCTCGCCGACGGCCAGCACCTCCGCCGCGCCGTCGCTCGTCGGCACGTGGCCCGCCTCGACGGGCAGCGGATAGGTGCCGAGCGGCATGGCGATGTCGCGGTAGTTCAGCGAGACGGCGCGGACGCGCAGCAGCACCTCGCCGCGTTGCGGCTGCGGCTCGGGCTCGTCCGTGTGGAGGTGCAGGTCGTGGAGGCTGGTCAGGGCACCGAAGCGATAGGCGCGCATGGCAAGCTCCTTTCGTGGAGCCTCCCACTTGAGCCTGCGCCCCACCGCGATAAATGCCGCTGATCAGACAAGGCTTGAAACCACGGGTTTCGAATGGCCGACCGCCTCGAGAGCATGGCCGTCTTCGCCAAGGCGGCGGAGCTCGGCTCCTTCACCAAGGCCGCGGCGGCGCTCGGGCTCACCTCGCAGATGGTCGGGCGCCACGTCGCCGAGCTGGAGGCGCGGCTCGGCGTCGAGCTGATCCGCCGCACCACGCGCCGGCACAGTCTCACCGCGATCGGCGAAGTTTTTCACCAGCGCTGCCGCGCCATCCTCGCCGAGGTCGAGGCGGCAGAAGGGCTCGCGCACGAGCTGGGCCGCACGCCGCGCGGCCGGCTGCGTGTCAACGCGCCCGTCGCCTTCGGGGCCCTGTGCCTCGCGCCGGTCGTCGGCGATTTTCTGCGCGCCTATCCCGGCGTCGATGTCGAGCTGACGCTCGACGACCGCTACGTCGATCTCGTTGAGGAGGGTTTCGACGTCGTCCTGCGCATGGGCCGGCTCAAGGATTCCTCGCTGCATGCCCGCGCGGTGGCGCCTGCCCGGCTCGTGACGGCGGCGGCGCCGGCCTATCTCGCGCGGGAGGGCACGCCCGCCGCGCCCGCCGACCTCGCCGCGCACGCCTGCCTTGTGTTCATCTACTCGACCGGCGTCGTCGGCCACGAATGGCGGCTGGCGCGCGGCAACGAGAGCGTCGTCGTCGAAGTCGCCTCGCGCCTGCGCAGCAGCGATTCCCGCATTCTCCTTTCCGCCGCGCTGGCCGGCGACGGCGTCCTCCTGCAGGCCGAGCGCGTCCTGCGCCCGCATGTCGAGGCCGGCCAGCTCGTCCGAGTCCTGCCGGAGTGGACGGGGCAGGAGCGGTCGCTCCACCTCGTCTACTCGCCGAGCCGGCTGCAGACGCTGCGGCTGCGGGCCTTCGTGGAGTTCGTGGCGAGGGCGCTGGGGTAGTGGGGGCAATCGACGGCGCGGCGCCGACCGCCGCCGCACACTCTCACAGGTGGTCTCGAACCCATTGCGTGAAGCCGGCTTCGTCGATTTCGCCGGCCGCCAAGGCAAGCATGCTCGCCGTCGCCAGTGCCGGCTCGACGCGAAAGGCCACGCCGTTCAGCCCGAGAAAAACCAGGAAGGCGGCGAAGGCGACGCGCTTGTTGCCATCGACGAAGGGATGGTTGCGCGCGATCCCGAACGCGTAGCTCGCCGCCAGCGACGCGAGGTCGTCGTCGCCGTAGGCAAACTTGTTAAGCGGGCGCGCCAGAGCCGATTCGAGCAGGCCCCGGTCGCGGATGCCGTCCGGGCCGCCGAACAGCGCGAGCTGCTCGCTGTGGATGTCGACGACGAGATCCACGGAGAGCCAGATCGGCTCGGTCATTTGGCGAGGGCCTTGAAGGTCTCCGCATAGTCGCGGAAGGCCTGCCGGGCGATCTCGAGGCCCTTCGCGTGGGTCGGGTCGTAGGGGCTCAGCTTGAGGCCGCGCTCGGTCTGTTCGACGACATGCAGCTTGTCGCCCTCCTGCAGCCTGAGGCGTGCAAGCATCTCCTTCGGTAGGATGAAGCCCAGCGAGTTGCCGATCTTGCGCACTTGCAGGACCTCGCCGATGCCATCCGTGGCCTCGCTCGTCGTCATGGCTCTGTCTCCGTTTTACATTTTGTAAAACGATAGGGATTGGGGTGCAACGGCGCGCGTCCCAACGCCTTTCACCGGCGCGCCGCCTGTGCCAAGAGGGGCGCGCCACGCCCACCGGGACTCACTGCCGCCCATGTTCGATCCGCGCTGGATTCGCGAGAACGCCGCCGCCTTCGACGAGGGCCGGCGCAAGCGCGGGCTGGCGCCGCTCTCGGCCGAGCTGATCGCGCTCGACGACGCCCGCCGCGCGGCGATCGCCGCGGCGCAGGAGATCCAGGAGCGCCGCAACGCGGCGAGCCAGAAGATCGGCGCGGCGCTGAAGGCGAAGGACCAGGCGACGGCCGACGCGCTGAAGGCCGAGGTCGCGGAGCTGAAGGGCAAGCTCGGCGCGCTGGAGGCCGAGGAGGCGGAGGCCGCCCGCAGGCTCGACGAGGCGCTCGCCGCAATCCCGAACCTGCCCGCCGACGACGTGCCGGAAGGCCGCGACGAGCACGACAACGTGCTGTTCCGCGAATGGGGCGAGAAGCCCCGGATGAACTTTCAGCCGAAGGAGCATTTCGCGCTCGGCGAAGCGCTCGGGCTGATGGACTTCGAGACCGCGGCAAAGATTTCGGGCGCGCGCTTCGTCGTCACTAAGGGACCGCTGGCGCGGCTGGAGCGGGCGCTCGCGCAGTTCATGCTCGACCTGCACACCGGCGAGCACGGCTACACCGAGGTGAACCCGCCGCTGCTCGTGCGCGACGAGGCGATGTTCGGCACCGCGCAGCTGCCAAATTCCGCGAGGACCAGTTCCTGGCGACGCGCGAAGGCAAGGAGGAGGGCAGCCGCGACCTCTGGCTCATCCCGACCGCCGAGGTCTCGCTCACCAACCTCGTGCGCGAAGAGATTCTGGACGAGGCGGCGATGCCGCTGCGCTTCACCGCGTCGACGCCGTGCTTCCGCGCCGAGGCTGGCGCGGCGGGGCGCGACACGCGCGGCATGATCCGCCAGCACCAGTTCACGAAGGTCGAGCTCGTCTCGGTGACGACGCCCGAGCAATCGAGCGCCGAGCACGAGCGCATGCTCGGCTGCGCGGAGGCGGTGCTGCAAAAGCTCGAGCTGCCGTATCGGGTGATGACGCTCTGCACCGGCGACATGGGCTTCGCCAGCCGCAAGACCTTCGACATCGAGGTCTGGCTGCCGGGACAGGACCGCTACCGCGAGATCTCGTCCTGCTCGGTCTGCGGCGACTTCCAGGCGCGGCGGATGAACGCGCGCTATCGGCCGGCCGAGGGCAAGGGCACGCGCTTCGTGCACACGCTCAACGGCTCCGGCGTCGCGGTCGGCCGGGCGCTCGTCGCAGTGCTCGAGAACTACCAGGAAGCCGACGGCAGCATCCGCGTGCCCGACGCGCTGAAGCCGTATATGGGTGGGCTGGAAAGGATCGCGCGATCTTAGACCCACGAAGCGAGGGTGTGCCAATGACCCGTGGCGACGAGGTGATCCCTCCTTCCGATCAGCAGGGGCTCGTCGGAACGTGGCGTCGCTTCGGCGACGTCGGGCCGGTCTATGAAATCCTGGGCTTCGATCATCGCGACGCCGACGGGGACTGGTTCATGCAGATCCGTGTCCTCGAGAGTGGCGAGGTCGTCGCCTACAGGCTTGCCGACGTGCTGGCCGACCCGAACGAGACCTGATGTTCGCCATCGCCTTCGATCTCGTCGTCGCCGAGACGGCTCGCCAGCATCCCAAGAGCGTCTCGCAGGCGTATGCGGACATCGGCGCGCGCCTCGCGGAATTCGGATTCGACCGCGTGCAGGGCAGTCTTTACATCGGCGAGTCGGAGGATTTGGCCAATCTTTTCGCGGCCATCATGGCGCTCAAGGCTCTCCCGTGGCTGCCGCCCTCGGTACGCGACATCAGGGCGTTCCGCGTCGAGCAATGGTCCGACTTCACCAAGCTGGTCAAAAGCTGAGCCAAAGCGAGATATCGACCGAGATGCGAATCCTCATCACCAACGACGACGGCATCCATGCGCCGGGGCTCGACGTGCTCGAGCGGATCGCGCGGCAGATCTCCGACGACATCCTCGTCGTGGCGCCGGAGATGGACCAGTCCGGCGTCGCGCACTCCCTGTCGGTCAACGACCCGCTGCGGCTGCGCAAGGTCAACGAGACGCGCTACGCGGTGAAGGGCACGCCGACCGATTGCGTCATCATGGGGCTGAAACACATCGTCGCCGACGAAAAGGTCGACCTCGTGCTGTCGGGCGTGAACTCCGGCCAGAACGTCGCCGAGGACGTCACCTATTCCGGCACGATCGCCGGCGCGATCGAAGGCACGATCCTCGGCATCCCGTCGATCGCGCTGTCGCAGGCCTACGGCAACCACGCCTACGGCGGCACCGGCGGGCGCGAGGGCATTCGCTGGGACTGCGCGGAGGCGCACGGCGCCGCGGTCGTCCGCAAGATCCTGGACGCCGGGTTCGACGCCGACATCGTCGTCAACGTTAACTTCCCGCCGTGCCCGGCCGAGGCGGTGAAGGGCATCGCCGCGACCGTGCAGGGCCGCCGCGACGCGCAGATCGTGCGCATCGACCCGCGCACCGACGGGCGCGGCAACCCGTACTACTGGATCGCCTTCGGGCGGAAGACCTACGAGGTCGGCACCGGCACCGACCTCGAGGCGCTGTCGCAGCTGAAGATCTCGGTGACGCCGTTGAAGCTCGACCTCACGGATGAGCCGACGGTGACGCGCTTTGCGCAAGCCCTCGCCACCTGATCCGGCGCTCGACGCGCTCGCCGCCCGCGCGCACGACGCCGACCTCGCCGACGACGCCGCGGAGGCGAAGGCCGCCTTCCACCTGCGCATGCGGGCGCGCGGCATCCAAGACATCCGCGTGCTGCGCGCCTTCGAGCTGGTGCCGCGCCAGGCCTTCGTCCCACATCGCTACCTCGATCTCGCCCAGCGCGACCTCGCGCTGCCGATCGGCTGCGGCCAGACCCTGCCCGAGCCCTGGCTCGTCGCGCGGCTGATCGAGGCGGCGAAGATCGAGCGCAAGCACCGGGTGCTCGAGATCGGCGCCGGCACCGGCTACGCGACGGCGATCCTCTCGCACCTCGCCGCCGACGTGATCTCGCTCGAGCGCTACCAGAGCCTCGCCATCGCGGCGCAGGCGCGGCTCGAGGCGCAGGGCATCGAGAACGCCGCCGTCGTGTGGGGCGACGGGCTGGCGCTGCCCGCCTCGCTCGACCCTGTCGACCGGATCATCGCCCACGGCCTCGTCGACCCGGTGCCGGACTCGCTGACCGACCGCCTCGCCGAGGGCGGCATCCTGGTCTGCGCGCGGCCGGCGGCGGTAGGCCAGGCGGTGACGCGGGTCGCCAAGGGGCCGGACGGCGCGCTCGCCTGGACCGCGCTTGGCCCCTGCCAGCTGCAGGCGCTGCAGCCCGGGCTGGCGGCGACGCTGTAAGCGCGGCGGCACGCGGGCGCGCCATCAACCTTACTTAGGTTAAATCCTTGTCAGGATCATGGATTTGGTTTGGCCTGGCACTAAGTCGGGGTCATCCAACGACTTGGAGAAGACACATGCGTTTTTGTTCGATGATTGCTGCCGCAACGCTGGGCCTCGGCCTCGCCGGAACCGCCCAGGCCGCGCCGACCGCCTCGCTGCAGAGCGCCGTCGACGTCGGCCCCGCCCCGCAGATCGAGCTGGTGCGCGGCGGCTGCGGCTTCGGCGAGCACCGTACCTACTCGGGCTACTGCCGCTACAACCACGGCTGGCGCGGCCGCGTCCGCTACCGGCACAACCACTGGTACTGAGCTTACGGTCTCGCGGGAGCGGCGCCTCGCCGCCGCTCCTTACTCCCCCGCCACCCGGTCCCAGCCTTCCAGCAGCGCAGCGCGCTCGCGGTCGTCGGGCCGCACACCATCCTCTTCGAGCGCGCGGCGCAGCGTCGCCTCGGCCTCGTCGACCTGGTGCTGGCGGTCCCACATGGCGGCGTAGATGCCGCGGCGGGCGAGAAGGCCCTCGTGGGTGCCGCGCTCGGCGATGCGGCCGTGGTCGAGCACGATGATCTCGTCGGCGCCGACGATCGTCGACAGCCGGTGGGCGATGACCAGCGTCGTGCGGCCCTTCGCGACCTGCTCGAGCGAGGCCTGGATCTCGCGCTCGGTGAACGAGTCCAGGGCCGACGTCGCCTCGTCGAGGATGAGGATCGGCGGCGCCTTCAGGATGGTGCGGGCGATCGCCACGCGCTGCTTCTCGCCGCCCGACAGCTTCAGCCCGCGCTCGCCGACCTGGGCGCCGTAGCCGCCCGGCGCGATCTCGATGAACTGGTCGATCTGGGCAAGCCGCGCCGCATCGCGCACCGCCGCATCCGTCGCGTCCCAGCGGCCGTAGCGGATGTTGTAGGCGATGGTGTCGTTGAAGAGCACGGTGTCCTGCGGCACCATGCCGATCTTCTCGCGTAGCGAGGCCTGGGTAACGCCGGCGATGTCCTGCCCGTCGATGAGGATGCGGCCGGACGTCGGCTCGTAGAAGCGGAAGAGCAGGCGCGAGATCGTCGACTTGCCGGCGCCCGACGGGCCGACGATCGCCAGCGTCTTGCCGGGCGCGACGTCGAAGGAGATGCCGCGCAGGATCGGCCGCTCGCCGTCGTAGGAGAAGCGCACGTCCTCGAACCTGACGTGGCCGTGCTCGACGACCAGCGGCGCGGCGCCGGGGCGGTCCTCGATCTCCGCGTTCTGCGACAGGAGGTCGAACATCTTCTCGATGTCGATCGTCGCCTGCTTCACCTCGCGATAGACCATGCCCATGAAGTTCAAGGGCTGGAAGAGCTGGATCATCATCGCGTTGACGAGCACGAAGTCGCCGATCGAATGCGTGCCGGCGCGGATGCCCGCGATCGACATCATCATCACCGCCGTCATGCCGATCGTGAAGATCACGGTCTGCCCGGCGTTGAGCACGGTCAGCGAGACGTAGGTCTGGATCGAGGTGCGCTCGTAGCGCTCCATCGAGCGGTCGTAGCGCTCGGCCTCGCGGCGCTCGGCGCCAAAGTACTTCACCGTCTCGTAGTTGAGCAGCGAGTCGATCGCCTTGGTGTTGGCGTCGGTGTCGCTCTCGTTCATCGAGCGGCGGATGCCCATGCGCCAGTTCGTCGCGACAAAGGTCCAGGCGAGGTAGATCGCGATCATGCCGAAGACGACGGCGACGTAGGCGGCGTCGAACTGCACGAACAGCACGCCCAGGATCAGCGCGAACTCGATCGCCGTCGGCACGGCTGTCAGCATGATGGTGCGCACGATCGTCTCGATGGCGTTGCGGCCGCGCTCGAGCACGCGCGTCAGGCCGCCGGTCTTGCGCTCGAGGTGGAAGCGCAGCGACAGGCCGTGCAGATGCACGAAGACTTCCTGCGCGAGGCGGCGCACGGCGTTCATGCCTACGGCCGCGAAAAGCGCGTCGCGGACCTGGGTCGAAAAGCCCATGACGATGCGCAGGCCGCCGTAGAGCGCCGTGAGCGCCATCGGCCCCCACAAGAGGCCGAGCAGTTCGTGACCGGCGGGGACGTGCGTGCGCGACTCGCGCGCCACCGCGTCCGTCGCCCACTTGAAGGCGAAGGGGACGCAGACGGTGATGAGCTTCGCGGCGATCATCAGCGCGAAGGCGAGATAGATGCGCCGCCGCAGGTCCGGCCGCTGGCTCGGCCAGACATAGGGCAGCAGCCCCCGCAGGACGCGGAACAGCGAGGCGTCGCGCTTACGTCTGTCGATCGCGCCGTCGAAGGGGGAGGGGGGTAGGGGAGGCATGTGACCGGGATATAGGGCGAAACGGCCCGTCCTGCATGTGGTGTCACACCGCGCACGCCTGCGGCCGATCAGTCGGGGATCTTCAGCTCGTAAGGAGTGAGGTCGGAATGCTCGGCCAGAATCGGACGTATCGCCTCGAGATACATCGCGCCCATGGTCTGCCCGATCATCGCTTTGATTCTCTTTATTTGATCTTCGGGCTCTGTCCCCGCCAAGCTACTTAGAAATGCATTTTGCTCGCTGCTGTGTCTGAGCAGCAGTTCCAATAGCCGTCGAGCCGTCTCATGTTTCATCAGGCTACCCCCAGGCAATCGGAAACGCTGGGATCGCGAGGTGTTTAGCTAAGGACAGTGTTCATGGCCATCGTGTCCATCCAAAATGCGAAGAGCAATCTGTCGAAGCTGATCGCCCGCGTCGAGGCTGGCGAGGACATCGTCATCGCGCGTGGAATGCGGCCGGTGGTTCGCCTGACGCTTGTTGCCCCGGCGAAGCGCAAGCTGACATTCGGCGCCATCAAAGGCGAGTACCCGGACATCCCGGCTTCGTTCTTCTTCGACGCGCTGCCGGAGGACGAGCTGAAGGCGTGGGAGGGCGAGCCTAAGGGTGCTGCTCGATAGCCCCGTCTTGGTTTGGTTCATCACCGGACGTCCGCGGCGACGGCGTGGGACCACTAGGACCCATTCGATCGCATGCTCGCGGCAAAACGCGCGTCCTTTGGTGACAAAGGCGTCCCCCGTCGCCGAGGGACGCCTGTCGTTGATCAGCCGCCGAGCGAGGCCTTGGCGCGCTGCCACCAGCCGGAACGCTTCGGGCGCGAGGGGTCGAGCTCGGACGACACCGGCGCCGGCCGCTTCGGCGCGGACTCCGCCGCGACCTCCGCTTCGGGCTTTGGCGCCGCCGCAGCCGCCGGTGTGGCCTCGGGTTGCGGTGTCTCGGCCTTGGGCTCCTCCGCCTTGGGCGCGTCGACCTTAGCTTCCGGCGCTTCGGCCTTCGCCTCATGCGCCTCGGCCGGGACAGTGGTTGCCGTCGGCTCGGCATGGCCGGCTTCGGCGTGCCCGACTTGAGCGTGCTCGACATGGGCGTGCTCGACCTGGGCGTGCTCGTGCTCGGCATGCGCCGGCTCGAGCGGCGCGCCGCTCGGCTCGCCGCCGATCAGCGGCGCCTCGGCCTCGTCGGCCGTGCGGGGCTCGTCCGCGCCGTCCGCCTCGCCCTCGCTGCCGTCGCGGGCGCGCGCCTCGGCACGCTCGCGGCTCTCGCGGGCACGGCGCCCGCCGCGGCGCGAGCGGCGACGGCGGCCGCCGCCCTCGCCCTCGTCGCGACCTTCGCCGTCCGCACCGTTGCCGTCCCCATTGCCGTCAGCAGGGCCTTCGCCCTCGTCGTCGCCGTCGGCGCCGGCCTGCACGTTGTCCTGGGCCTCGGCCTCGCGGGCGACGTCGCCGATGAAGCTCAGCGCGTCGTCGGACGGCTGCGGCGCGTCCTGCGCGATGCCGCTCGACTCGCGATCGCGGCCGCGGCCGCGCCGGCGCCGGCGCTTGCGGCGGCCCTCTTCGCCACCCTCGCGCGGCGCCTCGCCGTGCGCGGAGGTCTCGCCCTCGCTCTCGCCGTCCTCCTCGGCCTCGTCCTCGACGAAGTCCTCGGGCTCGGGAATGTTGATCGGGATCTGGCGCGCCACCGGCTGCGGGATGCCGGTCGCCGGCTCGCCGCGCTCGACGCCGCAATAGGTCGTGCCGGTGAGATGGTCGTCGACGACGACCGAGATCTGCGCGCCGAAGCGGGCCTCGAGCTCGGCGAGGTGGGCGCGCTTGTGGTTCAGCACGTAGAGCGCCACGACGCTGCGGGCGCGCACGATGAGGTTGCGCGAGGCGTCCTGGATCAGCGCGTCCTCGATGAGGCGCAGCACGTGCAGCGCGATCGACGAGGTCGAGCGCACCATGCCGGAGCCCGCGCAATGCTCGCACATCACCGTCGAGCCCTCGAGCACGCCGGTGCGGATGCGCTGGCGGCTCATCTCGAGCAGGCCGAAATGCGAGATGCGGCCGACCTGGATGCGGGCGCGGTCGTTCTTCAGCGCGTCCTTGATGCGCCGCTCGACGGCGCGGTTGTTGCGGTTCTCCTCCATGTCGATGAAGTCGACCACGATGAGGCCGGCGAGATCGCGCAGGCGGAGCTGGCGCGCCACCTCGTCGGCGGCCTCGAGGTTGGTGCGCAGCGCCGTGTCCTCGATGTTGTGCTCGCGCGTCGAGCGCCCCGAGTTGACGTCGATGGCGACGAGCGCCTCGGTCTGGTTGATGACGATGTAGCCGCCGGACTTCAGCGTCACCTGCGACGAAAACATCGCGTCGAGCTGCGCGTCGGCCCCGGCCTTGGTGAAGATCGGGGCGGGATCGCGCCAGGGCTGCACGTTCTTGGCGTGCGACGGCATCAGGAGGCGCATGAACTCCTTCGCCTCGCGATAGCCCTCCTCGCCGGCGACGATCACCTCCTCGACGTCCTTGTTGTAGAGGTCGCGGATGGCGCGCTTGATCAGCGAGCCTTCCTCGTAGACCAGCGTCGGGGCGGTCGAGTTGAGGGTGGTCTCGCGCACCGTCTCCCACATGCGCATCAGGTACTCGAAGTCGCGCTTCACCTCGGGCTTGGTGCGCGAGGCGCCGGCGGTGCGCAGGATCACGCCCATCCCTTCGGGGACCTCGAGCTCCTGGGCGATCGACTTCAGGCGCTGGCGGTCGTCGGCATCGGTGATCTTGCGCGAGATGCCGCCGCCGCGCGCGGTGTTCGGCATCAGCACGGAGTAGCGGCCGGCGAGCGACAGGTAGGTGGTCAGCGCGGCGCCCTTGTTGCCGCGCTCTTCCTTGACGACCTGCACCAGCAGCACCTGGCGGCGCTTGATGACCTCCTGGATCTTGTACTGGCGGCGGGGACGGTGGGCGCGCCGCGGCACCTCCTCCATCGCGTCGCCGCCGATGTGCTCGACGTCTTCCTCTTCCTCGTCGTCGGCCTCGTCGTCGTCGTGGTGCTTGGCGTGATGGCCGTTGCCGCGATGCTCGTCGTGGTGCTCGTGGCCATGAACTTCTTGGCCGTGGTGCTCGTCGTCGTGCGCGGGCTCGCCATGAGCGTGCGCCTCGTGGCCATCCTCGTCCTCGTGGGCC
This Beijerinckiaceae bacterium RH AL1 DNA region includes the following protein-coding sequences:
- a CDS encoding hypothetical protein (ID:RHAL1_01727;~conserved protein of unknown function;~source:Prodigal:2.6), producing the protein MMQSYPIRLTPDDNGTLLATAPDIPEVATFGDDAAYAAAHAADAIVTALRGRIARREPVPPPSPVGDGPSAVLATSDALKIALYEAMRADGIGKAELARRLQCHLPQIDRLLDLNHESKLEALETALRAVGRAIDVSVILAA
- a CDS encoding hypothetical protein (ID:RHAL1_01728;~conserved protein of unknown function;~source:Prodigal:2.6) translates to MQRLVVQHNGVVPAACEAAWRVLRDWAGLARWWPEDAPFPVLRCEPIGDPAQLPFGRRLHVPGGGMVDEQLIFADEKLRRVYYYIDNATAQGFSNYLATATVDDAGEGRSTIGLLVCLDVHDGVDPAAIEGLVKAVLDANVRGIGRAAEHDGR
- a CDS encoding Alcohol dehydrogenase (ID:RHAL1_01729;~source:Prodigal:2.6) → MRAYRFGALTSLHDLHLHTDEPEPQPQRGEVLLRVRAVSLNYRDIAMPLGTYPLPVEAGHVPTSDGAAEVLAVGEGVTDFKPGDRVIGLFHPRWLGGARPADIHDQSYGGWKDGWLVERKVVSQEAVIPLPDGLSFAEGATLPCAAATAWTALAGPRPIRAGDTVLTQGTGGVSIFAVQLAHALGARLIATTSSAAKGDLLRKLGADEVIDYRETQEWGARAKALTGGRGVDRVVEVGGPATIAQSLRAAAPDGEVVLIGFLGQEDPSVNFFDLFSVATIRSVTVGDRQALVDCVRAVATAGIRPVIDRVFGFDDAKAAFAHLAAGRHVGKVVIEVS
- a CDS encoding LysR family transcriptional regulator (ID:RHAL1_01730;~source:Prodigal:2.6), yielding MADRLESMAVFAKAAELGSFTKAAAALGLTSQMVGRHVAELEARLGVELIRRTTRRHSLTAIGEVFHQRCRAILAEVEAAEGLAHELGRTPRGRLRVNAPVAFGALCLAPVVGDFLRAYPGVDVELTLDDRYVDLVEEGFDVVLRMGRLKDSSLHARAVAPARLVTAAAPAYLAREGTPAAPADLAAHACLVFIYSTGVVGHEWRLARGNESVVVEVASRLRSSDSRILLSAALAGDGVLLQAERVLRPHVEAGQLVRVLPEWTGQERSLHLVYSPSRLQTLRLRAFVEFVARALG
- a CDS encoding Death-on-curing protein (ID:RHAL1_01731;~source:Prodigal:2.6), translated to MTEPIWLSVDLVVDIHSEQLALFGGPDGIRDRGLLESALARPLNKFAYGDDDLASLAASYAFGIARNHPFVDGNKRVAFAAFLVFLGLNGVAFRVEPALATASMLALAAGEIDEAGFTQWVRDHL
- a CDS encoding AbrB family transcriptional regulator (ID:RHAL1_01732;~source:Prodigal:2.6) — protein: MTTSEATDGIGEVLQVRKIGNSLGFILPKEMLARLRLQEGDKLHVVEQTERGLKLSPYDPTHAKGLEIARQAFRDYAETFKALAK
- the serS_1 gene encoding Serine--tRNA ligase (ID:RHAL1_01733;~source:Prodigal:2.6); its protein translation is MFDPRWIRENAAAFDEGRRKRGLAPLSAELIALDDARRAAIAAAQEIQERRNAASQKIGAALKAKDQATADALKAEVAELKGKLGALEAEEAEAARRLDEALAAIPNLPADDVPEGRDEHDNVLFREWGEKPRMNFQPKEHFALGEALGLMDFETAAKISGARFVVTKGPLARLERALAQFMLDLHTGEHGYTEVNPPLLVRDEAMFGTAQLPNSARTSSWRRAKARRRAAATSGSSRPPRSRSPTSCAKRFWTRRRCRCASPRRRRASAPRLARRGATRAA
- the serS_2 gene encoding seryl-tRNA synthetase, also charges selenocysteinyl-tRNA with serine (ID:RHAL1_01734;~source:Prodigal:2.6), which translates into the protein MIRQHQFTKVELVSVTTPEQSSAEHERMLGCAEAVLQKLELPYRVMTLCTGDMGFASRKTFDIEVWLPGQDRYREISSCSVCGDFQARRMNARYRPAEGKGTRFVHTLNGSGVAVGRALVAVLENYQEADGSIRVPDALKPYMGGLERIARS
- a CDS encoding hypothetical protein (ID:RHAL1_01735;~conserved protein of unknown function;~source:Prodigal:2.6), which codes for MTRGDEVIPPSDQQGLVGTWRRFGDVGPVYEILGFDHRDADGDWFMQIRVLESGEVVAYRLADVLADPNET
- a CDS encoding Endoribonuclease VapD (source:Prodigal:2.6;~ID:RHAL1_01736), producing the protein MFAIAFDLVVAETARQHPKSVSQAYADIGARLAEFGFDRVQGSLYIGESEDLANLFAAIMALKALPWLPPSVRDIRAFRVEQWSDFTKLVKS